A window of Paraburkholderia sp. ZP32-5 genomic DNA:
GGTCGGTTGCGCTGAGCGGTCTGCTGTACTGGTGGATGCTGCTCGATCACCGGCCGTCGCCGCCGAGCCGCGCGCGCCCGGGATTGCGAGTGCTATCGCCAGTTATCACGATGACGCCGCAGATTCTGGTCGGCGCGATCATCACATTTTCGTCGCACGATCTTTATCCGGTGTTCACGCTTTGCGGCAGAGCCTTCACGTCGGTGCCCGCTGCACTCGATCAAAGTCTCGGTGGTCTGATCATGTGGGTGCCCGCGGGTGTGCTGGAAGCCATCGGCGCGATGATGGCCTTGCGTCATCTGATGCGTTTGTCCGCATCGCCTCGTCATGCGAAGGCCAAGCCCAAATCCAGCGGCCAGCGCCCAGCGCCTGTGTTGCAGCGGTAACAGGCGTGTCCCGCGCGGGACCGCCCTCGCCTGCATAGCCGTCGCCGATCGGTCCCGTATTGCACTCTGCCTATCGCCCCCATTGAGAGTAGTGCTTTCAAATATATCGCAAAATTACGATATATGATTCGTCCCGTAGCGATGCAATCGGGCGGACGCATTTCCACGTTTCGCGTACCGGTTGTCGAATCACCTTGAAATCCACTCACATGACGCCCGATATCGACGCGATCCATAAAGCACTCGCCAACCCGGTACGCCGCGAAATCCTCGGCTGGCTGCGGGAGCCGCAAGTGCATTTCGGCGATCAGGAGCTTCCGCTCGACCACGGTGTATGCGCGGGCAAGATCGATGAACTGTGCGGTCTGTCGCAGTCCACGGTGTCGGTGCACCTCGCCGCATTGCAACGCGCGGGGCTCATCACGTCGAAACGGGTCGGCCAATGGGTGTTTTTCAAACGCAACGAGCCCGTTATTCAGGCGTTCCTCGAACACATGAACGCGAAGCTCTGAGCGTGCGTTTGCATCGCCGCGCTCCTTTTCACGCAGTCTTTTAAGGCACGGGCCACGCCCGCCGCCAAAGGTGAACTTTCATGCCGACACTTTTCGATCCGCTGCAAATTGGCGATATCACGCTGCCGAATCGCATCATCATGGCGCCGCTGACACGTCAGCGCGCCGAGGAAATCCGCGTGCCGAACGCATTGATGGCGCGCTATTACGCCGAGCGCGCGAGCGCCGGCCTGATTCTCAGCGAGGCGACCTCGGTGACGCCGCAAGGCGTCGGCTACGCGGAAACGCCGGGAATCTGGTCGCAGGAACAGGTCGAAGGCTGGAAGCTCGTCACGAAGGCCGTGCACGAAGCGGGCGGCCGGATTTTCCTGCAGCTGTGGCACGTCGGCCGGATCTCCGATCCGCTGTTCCTGAATGGCGAGTTGCCGGTTGCGCCGAGCGCAATCGCCGCGGGCGGCCATGTGAGCCTCGTGCGTCCGGAGCGCCCGTTCGTCACGCCGCGCGCGCTCGAACTCGATGAAATCGCCGGCGTGATCGAAGCATTCCGCAAGGGCGCGGAAAACGCGAAGGCCGCGGGCTTCGACGGCGTCGAAGTGCATGGCGCGAATGGCTACCTGCTCGACCAGTTCCTGCAGGACAGCACCAACAAGCGCACCGACGCCTACGGCGGCGCGATCGAAAACCGCGCGCGTCTGCTGCTCGAAGTGACCGACGCCTGTATCGATGTGTGGGGCGCAAATCGCGTCGGCGTGCATCTGGCGCCGCGCGGCGACGCACACACGATGGGCGATTCGAACCTGGCCGCGACGTTCGGCTATGTCGCGCGCGAACTCGGCAAGCGCAAGATCGCGTTCATCGCCGCACGCGAAGCAATCGGCGACGACCGCATCGGCCCGCAACTGAAGCAGGCGTTCGGCGGCCCGTACATCGCGAACGAAAAGTTCACCAAGGAAAGCGCGCAGCAAGTGCTCGACGCGGGTGAAGCGGACGCGGTGGCATGGGGTCAGCTGTATATCGCCAATCCGGATCTGGTGCGCCGCTTCGCGGAAGACGCGCCGCTGAACAAGCCGGTTCCGGCGACGTTCTACGCACGCGGCGAAGTGGGTTACACCGACTATCCCGCGCTGGAAGAAGTGCAATAAATGATGCGATGAGCGAGTGTGGCGGGCCGATACGTTGAAGCCCGCTGCATCGACGCGATACGGCGGGCGTGACTGGATTCGTTTCAGTCACGCCCGCTGTTTTTTCGGGTCCGCATTACGCTGTGATTCTCGCATCACCCTAGATCGCGCTGCATGAACACCCGTCGCGACTCGTCGAGCCCGCGCGCGATATGCGCATCGCGCCGCGCGATCAGCGCCGCGTCGAGATCAGCGGTTTCGATATCGCGAAAGCCGAGCCGCCGATAGTACGGCGCATTCCACGGCACATCGCGATAGGTGGACAACACCAGTTGGG
This region includes:
- a CDS encoding ArsR/SmtB family transcription factor yields the protein MTPDIDAIHKALANPVRREILGWLREPQVHFGDQELPLDHGVCAGKIDELCGLSQSTVSVHLAALQRAGLITSKRVGQWVFFKRNEPVIQAFLEHMNAKL
- a CDS encoding alkene reductase yields the protein MPTLFDPLQIGDITLPNRIIMAPLTRQRAEEIRVPNALMARYYAERASAGLILSEATSVTPQGVGYAETPGIWSQEQVEGWKLVTKAVHEAGGRIFLQLWHVGRISDPLFLNGELPVAPSAIAAGGHVSLVRPERPFVTPRALELDEIAGVIEAFRKGAENAKAAGFDGVEVHGANGYLLDQFLQDSTNKRTDAYGGAIENRARLLLEVTDACIDVWGANRVGVHLAPRGDAHTMGDSNLAATFGYVARELGKRKIAFIAAREAIGDDRIGPQLKQAFGGPYIANEKFTKESAQQVLDAGEADAVAWGQLYIANPDLVRRFAEDAPLNKPVPATFYARGEVGYTDYPALEEVQ